The sequence below is a genomic window from Streptomyces sudanensis.
GTCGTACTCGCCCTTGCCGTCGTCGTCCGTGAACCCGACGGTCGCGCCGTTCATCCGGGTCTCCTTGAACTTCTCGGAGATCACCATCTGGCCGTTGTACGTCGGGTTCTCCGGCGAACCGGCGGAGATCGGGATGGTCTTGATCGTCTTGCCGTTCCGCTCGACCTTCATGGTCTTGGCGGCGACGTCGACGGTGGAGACCTGGTTGCGGCCGATCTTGAAGGTGACGGTCTTCTGCTGGACACCGAAGACGCCGTCCGCGCCCTCGACCCCGTCGAGCTTCAGCTTCAGCGTGACGGTGGAGCCCTCGGCCCAGTACCGCTCGGGGCGGAAGTCGATGCGCTGGGCGTTGAACCAGTGGCCGACGACCTCCTGCCCGCTGGAGGAGGACACCTCGATGCCGGCCTGGACGGCCTTCTTGTCGGTGATCGGCTTGTTGAAGTTGATCGACACCGGCATGCCGACGCCGACGGTCGAGCCGTCCTCGGGCGTGAAGTTGCCGATGAAGCTGTTCGCCTTGGAGACCGTCGTGAAGGACGTGTTCTCGTGGGCCTCGCGGCCCTCGGAGTCCTTCGCCGTCGCGGCGATCCTGTAGGTGGTCGCGCGCTCCAGTTGCTCGGAGGGCTGCCAGCTCTTGCCGTCGGCGGAGATCTCGCCCTCGACCGGCGTGCCCTCGGAGGAGGTCATCGTGACCGAGGTGAGC
It includes:
- a CDS encoding L,D-transpeptidase, which gives rise to MEKRVMTDGKRRRGLMAASALLSGVLVLTGCNGGDEADAADATPGATGSSAGPNDSQAQVDEAAAEKASQARISITPKNGAINASINKDTKVTVAEGTLTSVTMTSSEGTPVEGEISADGKSWQPSEQLERATTYRIAATAKDSEGREAHENTSFTTVSKANSFIGNFTPEDGSTVGVGMPVSINFNKPITDKKAVQAGIEVSSSSGQEVVGHWFNAQRIDFRPERYWAEGSTVTLKLKLDGVEGADGVFGVQQKTVTFKIGRNQVSTVDVAAKTMKVERNGKTIKTIPISAGSPENPTYNGQMVISEKFKETRMNGATVGFTDDDGKGEYDIKDVPHAMRLSTSGTFIHGNYWGADSVFGKANTSHGCVGLNDVKGAGDPKQPGAWFFDNSLIGDVVIVKNSKDKTIAPDNGLNGWNMSWADWKAGSAL